Proteins encoded in a region of the Ranitomeya imitator isolate aRanImi1 chromosome 9, aRanImi1.pri, whole genome shotgun sequence genome:
- the FHOD1 gene encoding FH1/FH2 domain-containing protein 1 isoform X2, giving the protein MASVQCRVQYLDDMDPFICTNFPEPRRPPVYNFPESSVLSEHLPAVHKLLEAPLKLEDCTLQLSTNGNYLDIELSLAEQRDYLEAFFEDISKGRRPTLILRTQLTVRVHAILEKLYNSNGPELRRSLFSLKQLFQEDKDLVPEFVNSEGLTCLIKVGAEADQNYQNYILRALSQIMLFVDGMNGVINHNETVQWLYTLCGSPYRLVVKTALKLLIVFVEYTESNAPLLIKAVNTVDHNRGTNPWSNLIDILEEKNGADSELLVFAMTLINKTLGALPDQDSFYDVTDCLEQLGMERLIQRHMNHKGTDPDLKQRLALYESALRLEDGDNEESSGVPRKDRRKNSLGVEEGRRSRRSLGNSAEVWAKINNTTPVAPPIENSSNLRNAAKLCTAQKPAVCIVSPPEKMPPPSPPSCEVEQNVEPPSPDVTPSSEQLTPESGSTHSSSANICLSKSPPEVEKTPIVGDRSIFKNRFLENLAATELEKMSALSKGRQEVLAEAVRNGGDSDDETSPAQNTDSSGVDDFGSGEEISPGVSPPPTMDRSSSKKFMLDMLYTKKQSETETEILNAKNAASSDPGNPPRDNRPPTVRTEIFEPETSPTKVPVENGSDSRKGVRAQYSIDAETNAKNLEKTLMTPFKKPAETLWEQTPHPPQIDLKIKDLDFTDLCEEEDFDVLDFEAAETIPPSRFPNVNHSSSPSISGLPLPPPPPPPPLGSCPGFPAPIPPPPMCPPPLGRSPHFPPPPPAPPSFSTVAPDSFTSTLNKKRKTVKLFWKEVKDTDGSSRGKFGKGTLWESLDKISVDTEKLEHLFESKAKELITSKKGGDVKKQALVVLDPKRSNAINIGLTVLPTVHIIKTAILNFDEYAINKEGIEKILTMVPTEEEKQKIQEATIANPDIPLGSAEQFLLTLSSISGLTSRLQLWAFKLDYETMEKEIAEPLFDLKLGMEQLSKNKTFKVILASLLAVGNFLNCSSAKGFDLSYLEKVSEVKDTVHRQTLLHHMCNIVIEKFPDTSDLYSEIAAITRSSKVDFDDLADSLAQLEKRCRESWESLKVIAKHETKPGLKNKMTDFLKSSTDKIVILKIVHRRILNRFRSFLLYLGYSYSSARDLKITRFCRILSEFALEYRTARERVLQQKQKRAAYRERNKTRGRMITETAKFSSAATTAATTTMENNITLTSNRLQTQSSEEGHENMTNMLISSGEPHTRRSRGVRSLGRASPPDLSGNKEEQGGSPVDPSDEIMDRLVQSVTQNPNPRVVAPKERKRSRANRKSLRRTLKSGLSDDLVQALGLSKTSEVSV; this is encoded by the exons caaAGGCAGACGTCCGACGCTGATCCTCCGGACACAGCTGACAGTGAGAGTGCACGCCATCCTAG AAAAGTTATACAACTCCAATGGCCCTGAGTTACGGAGGTCGCTCTTCTCACTCAAACAGCTGTTCCAG GAGGATAAAGACCTGGTGCCGGAGTTTGTGAATTCGGAGGGGCTGACGTGTCTCATCAAGGTCGGGGCGGAGGCCGACCAGAACTACCAAAACTACATCCTGAGGG CCCTGAGTCAGATCATGCTCTTTGTGGATGGGATGAATGGAGTGATCAATCACAATGAGACGGTGCAGTGGCTGTACACGCTGTGCGGCAGTCCG TACCGCCTGGTGGTGAAGACGGCCCTCAAGCTGCTGATCGTATTCGTGGAGTACACAGAATCCAACGCCCCGCTCCTCATCAAAGCCGTGAACACTGTGGATCACAACCGGG GTACCAACCCGTGGTCAAACCTCATAGATATCCTGGAAGAGAAGAATGGGGCGGACTCGGAGCTGCTGGTGTTTGCCATGACCCTCATCAACAAG ACGTTGGGGGCGCTCCCGGACCAGGACTCCTTCTACGACGTGACGGACTGTCTGGAGCAGCTGGGCATGGAGCGGCTCATCCAGAGACACATGAACCACAAGGGGACGGACCCCGACCTGAAGCAGCGGCTGGCTCTGTACGAG AGCGCTTTACGATTGGAGGACGGCGACAACGAGGAATCCTCCGGCGTACCCCGCAAGGATCGTAGGAAAAATTCCCTGGGGGTAGAAGAGGGACGGCGCTCCAGACGTTCCCTGGGCAATAGCGCCGAAGTATGGGCGAAGATCAACAACACCACACCTGTAGCGCCCCCTATTGAAAATAGTAGTAACCTAAGGAATGCTGCTAAACTGTGCACTGCGCAGAAGCCCGCCGTATGCATCGTGTCACCGCCAGAGAAGATGCCGCCCCCCAGCCCACCAAGCTGTGAGGTGGAACAGAACGTGGAGCCGCCGAGCCCGGATGTGACCCCATCGAGCGAGCA ACTGACCCCCGAGAGCGGCAGCACGCACAGCAGCTCCGCCAACATCTGCCTGTCCAAATCCCCCCCAGAGGTGGAAAAGACCCCCATAGTCGGTGACCGGAGTATATTTAA AAACCGATTTCTGGAGAATTTGGCCGCCACTGAGCTGGAGAAGATGTCGGCGCTGTCTAAAGGTAGACAGGAGGTGCTGGCCGAAGCCGTGCGGAACGGGGGCGACTCCGATGACGAAACCTCTCCGGCGCAGAACACGGACAGCTCTGGGGTAGATGATTTTGGCAGCGGAGAGGAGA taagtcccggggtCTCCCCTCCACCAACCATGGACCGGAGCAGCTCTAAGAAGTTCATGCTGGACATGCTCTATACAAAAAAGCAGAGCGAGACCGAAACCGAAATTCTTAATGCAAAGAACGCAGCGTCTTCTGACCCAGGGAATCCCCCGAGAGACAATAGACCTCCAACAGTCAGGACGGAAATTTTCGAACCCGAGACGTCTCCCACCAAAGTGCCCGTAGAGAACGGCTCAGACTCCCGTAAAGGTGTGAGGGCCCAGTACAGCATCGATGCCGAAACCAACGCCAAGAACCTGGAGAAGACCCTCATGACCCCCTTCAAAAAACCTGCAGAGACTTTATGGGAGCAAACTCCACACCCCCCACAGATAGACCTGAAGATTAAAGACTTGGACTTCACGGACTTGTGCGAGGAGGAGGATTTCGATGTCCTTGACTTCGAGGCCGCAGAGACCATCCCACCTTCTCGATTCCCCAATGTAAATCATTCTTCTTCGCCGTCCATTTCAGGTTTGCCCCTTCCACCGCCTCCTCCTCCGCCGCCACTTGGCAGTTGTCCTGGTTTTCCTGCTcccatccctcctcctccaatGTGTCCACCACCATTAGGAAGGAGCCCCCATTTCCCTCCGCCGCCTCCCGCACCCCCCAGCTTCAGCACCGTCGCACCGGACTCCTTTACCTCGACACTAAACAAGAAGAGGAAGACGGTGAAGCTGTTTTGGAAGGAGGTGAAGGACACGGACGGGAGCAGTCGCGGGAAGTTCGGCAAAGGCACTTTGTGGGAGTCGCTGGACAAGATCAGCGTGGACACCGAGAAACTGGAACATCTCTTTGAGTCTAAAGCCAAAGAACTCATTACTTCCAAG AAAGGGGGAGATGTAAAGAAACAGGCCCTGGTTGTGCTGGACCCCAAAAGAAGTAACGCCATCAACATCGGCCTCACGGTGCTCCCCACGGTCCACATCATCAAGACGGCCATCCTAAACTTCGACGAGTACGCAATCAACAAAGAGGGGATCGAG AAAATCCTCACCATGGTCCCAACGGAGGAGGAGAAGCAGAAGATCCAGGAGGCAACGATTGCCAACCCTGACATCCCCTTAGGATCGGCAGAACAGTTCCTGCTCACCCTGTCCTCCATCAGTGGCCTCACCTCCCGCCTCCAGCTCTGGGCCTTCAAGTTGGATTATGAGACCATGGAGAAG GAAATTGCAGAGCCGCTGTTTGACCTGAAGCTGGGGATGGAGCAGCTGTCGAAGAATAAGACATTCAAGGTGATCCTGGCCTCGCTGCTGGCCGTCGGGAATTTCCTGAACTGCTCAAGT GCCAAGGGCTTTGATCTCAGTTACTTGGAGAAGGTCTCGGAGGTGAAGGACACTGTTCACAGACAGACGCTCCTCCACCACATGTGTAACATAGTCATCGAGAAGTTCCCAGACACCTCCGACCTGTACTCTGAAATAGCAGCCATCACTCGATCGTCAAAG GTGGATTTCGACGATCTGGCGGACAGCCTGGCGCAGCTGGAGAAGAGGTGCCGGGAATCCTGGGAAAGCCTCAAAGTCATTGCCAAACACGAGACAAAACCCGGCTTAAAGAACAAAATGACCGACTTCCTGAAGAGCAGCACCGACAAAATCGTCATCCTGAAGATCGTGCATCGGAGGATTCTCAACCG GTTCCGCTCCTTCTTGCTGTATCTTGGCTATTCCTACTCCTCTGCCAGAGACTTGAAGATAACGCGTTTCTGCAGAATACTCAGCGAGTTCGCTCTGGAGTACAGGACTGCGCGAGAGCGAGTGCTGCAGCAGAAACAGAAGAGGGCTGCGTACAGAGAACGGAATAAGACGCGGGGGAGGATGATCACAGAG ACCGCCAAGTTCTCCAGCGCGGCCACAACAGCAGCGACGACGACTATGGAGAATAACATCACGTTGACCAGCAACAGGTTACAGACCCAGTCATCCGAGGAAGGGCACGAGAACATGACCAACATGCTGATCTCCTCCGGGGAGCCGCACacccgccggagccgcggcgtcagAA GTTTGGGCCGGGCAAGTCCTCCAGACTTGTCGGGAAATAAAGAGGAGCAAGGAGGATCCCCCGTGGACCCCTCGGACGAGATCATGGACAGACTGGTGCAGTCGGTGACCCAGAACCCAAACCCAAGAGTGGTGGCCCCCAAAGAACGGAAGCGATCAAGAGCCAATAGGAAATCCT TGAGAAGAACCCTGAAGAGTGGACTGAGCGACGACCTGGTCCAGGCGCTAGGACTGTCCAAAACGTCGGAGGTGTCGGTGTGA
- the FHOD1 gene encoding FH1/FH2 domain-containing protein 1 isoform X1 produces the protein MASVQCRVQYLDDMDPFICTNFPEPRRPPVYNFPESSVLSEHLPAVHKLLEAPLKLEDCTLQLSTNGNYLDIELSLAEQRDYLEAFFEDISKGRRPTLILRTQLTVRVHAILEKLYNSNGPELRRSLFSLKQLFQEDKDLVPEFVNSEGLTCLIKVGAEADQNYQNYILRALSQIMLFVDGMNGVINHNETVQWLYTLCGSPYRLVVKTALKLLIVFVEYTESNAPLLIKAVNTVDHNRGTNPWSNLIDILEEKNGADSELLVFAMTLINKTLGALPDQDSFYDVTDCLEQLGMERLIQRHMNHKGTDPDLKQRLALYESALRLEDGDNEESSGVPRKDRRKNSLGVEEGRRSRRSLGNSAEVWAKINNTTPVAPPIENSSNLRNAAKLCTAQKPAVCIVSPPEKMPPPSPPSCEVEQNVEPPSPDVTPSSEQLTPESGSTHSSSANICLSKSPPEVEKTPIVGDRSIFKNRFLENLAATELEKMSALSKGRQEVLAEAVRNGGDSDDETSPAQNTDSSGVDDFGSGEERKGDLSEKEEQNDSVNEKELCSGSSDSSASSTLEREEKGGDREEPEAEPVSPGVSPPPTMDRSSSKKFMLDMLYTKKQSETETEILNAKNAASSDPGNPPRDNRPPTVRTEIFEPETSPTKVPVENGSDSRKGVRAQYSIDAETNAKNLEKTLMTPFKKPAETLWEQTPHPPQIDLKIKDLDFTDLCEEEDFDVLDFEAAETIPPSRFPNVNHSSSPSISGLPLPPPPPPPPLGSCPGFPAPIPPPPMCPPPLGRSPHFPPPPPAPPSFSTVAPDSFTSTLNKKRKTVKLFWKEVKDTDGSSRGKFGKGTLWESLDKISVDTEKLEHLFESKAKELITSKKGGDVKKQALVVLDPKRSNAINIGLTVLPTVHIIKTAILNFDEYAINKEGIEKILTMVPTEEEKQKIQEATIANPDIPLGSAEQFLLTLSSISGLTSRLQLWAFKLDYETMEKEIAEPLFDLKLGMEQLSKNKTFKVILASLLAVGNFLNCSSAKGFDLSYLEKVSEVKDTVHRQTLLHHMCNIVIEKFPDTSDLYSEIAAITRSSKVDFDDLADSLAQLEKRCRESWESLKVIAKHETKPGLKNKMTDFLKSSTDKIVILKIVHRRILNRFRSFLLYLGYSYSSARDLKITRFCRILSEFALEYRTARERVLQQKQKRAAYRERNKTRGRMITETAKFSSAATTAATTTMENNITLTSNRLQTQSSEEGHENMTNMLISSGEPHTRRSRGVRSLGRASPPDLSGNKEEQGGSPVDPSDEIMDRLVQSVTQNPNPRVVAPKERKRSRANRKSLRRTLKSGLSDDLVQALGLSKTSEVSV, from the exons caaAGGCAGACGTCCGACGCTGATCCTCCGGACACAGCTGACAGTGAGAGTGCACGCCATCCTAG AAAAGTTATACAACTCCAATGGCCCTGAGTTACGGAGGTCGCTCTTCTCACTCAAACAGCTGTTCCAG GAGGATAAAGACCTGGTGCCGGAGTTTGTGAATTCGGAGGGGCTGACGTGTCTCATCAAGGTCGGGGCGGAGGCCGACCAGAACTACCAAAACTACATCCTGAGGG CCCTGAGTCAGATCATGCTCTTTGTGGATGGGATGAATGGAGTGATCAATCACAATGAGACGGTGCAGTGGCTGTACACGCTGTGCGGCAGTCCG TACCGCCTGGTGGTGAAGACGGCCCTCAAGCTGCTGATCGTATTCGTGGAGTACACAGAATCCAACGCCCCGCTCCTCATCAAAGCCGTGAACACTGTGGATCACAACCGGG GTACCAACCCGTGGTCAAACCTCATAGATATCCTGGAAGAGAAGAATGGGGCGGACTCGGAGCTGCTGGTGTTTGCCATGACCCTCATCAACAAG ACGTTGGGGGCGCTCCCGGACCAGGACTCCTTCTACGACGTGACGGACTGTCTGGAGCAGCTGGGCATGGAGCGGCTCATCCAGAGACACATGAACCACAAGGGGACGGACCCCGACCTGAAGCAGCGGCTGGCTCTGTACGAG AGCGCTTTACGATTGGAGGACGGCGACAACGAGGAATCCTCCGGCGTACCCCGCAAGGATCGTAGGAAAAATTCCCTGGGGGTAGAAGAGGGACGGCGCTCCAGACGTTCCCTGGGCAATAGCGCCGAAGTATGGGCGAAGATCAACAACACCACACCTGTAGCGCCCCCTATTGAAAATAGTAGTAACCTAAGGAATGCTGCTAAACTGTGCACTGCGCAGAAGCCCGCCGTATGCATCGTGTCACCGCCAGAGAAGATGCCGCCCCCCAGCCCACCAAGCTGTGAGGTGGAACAGAACGTGGAGCCGCCGAGCCCGGATGTGACCCCATCGAGCGAGCA ACTGACCCCCGAGAGCGGCAGCACGCACAGCAGCTCCGCCAACATCTGCCTGTCCAAATCCCCCCCAGAGGTGGAAAAGACCCCCATAGTCGGTGACCGGAGTATATTTAA AAACCGATTTCTGGAGAATTTGGCCGCCACTGAGCTGGAGAAGATGTCGGCGCTGTCTAAAGGTAGACAGGAGGTGCTGGCCGAAGCCGTGCGGAACGGGGGCGACTCCGATGACGAAACCTCTCCGGCGCAGAACACGGACAGCTCTGGGGTAGATGATTTTGGCAGCGGAGAGGAGA GAAAAGGGGATCTGAGTGAGAAGGAAGAGCAAAATGACAGTGTGAACGAGAAGGAATTGTGCTCGGGGTCCAGCGATTCCTCCGCCAGCAGCACCTTGGAGAGAGAGGAGAAAGGAGGCGACCGAGAGGAGCCGGAAGCAGAACCAG taagtcccggggtCTCCCCTCCACCAACCATGGACCGGAGCAGCTCTAAGAAGTTCATGCTGGACATGCTCTATACAAAAAAGCAGAGCGAGACCGAAACCGAAATTCTTAATGCAAAGAACGCAGCGTCTTCTGACCCAGGGAATCCCCCGAGAGACAATAGACCTCCAACAGTCAGGACGGAAATTTTCGAACCCGAGACGTCTCCCACCAAAGTGCCCGTAGAGAACGGCTCAGACTCCCGTAAAGGTGTGAGGGCCCAGTACAGCATCGATGCCGAAACCAACGCCAAGAACCTGGAGAAGACCCTCATGACCCCCTTCAAAAAACCTGCAGAGACTTTATGGGAGCAAACTCCACACCCCCCACAGATAGACCTGAAGATTAAAGACTTGGACTTCACGGACTTGTGCGAGGAGGAGGATTTCGATGTCCTTGACTTCGAGGCCGCAGAGACCATCCCACCTTCTCGATTCCCCAATGTAAATCATTCTTCTTCGCCGTCCATTTCAGGTTTGCCCCTTCCACCGCCTCCTCCTCCGCCGCCACTTGGCAGTTGTCCTGGTTTTCCTGCTcccatccctcctcctccaatGTGTCCACCACCATTAGGAAGGAGCCCCCATTTCCCTCCGCCGCCTCCCGCACCCCCCAGCTTCAGCACCGTCGCACCGGACTCCTTTACCTCGACACTAAACAAGAAGAGGAAGACGGTGAAGCTGTTTTGGAAGGAGGTGAAGGACACGGACGGGAGCAGTCGCGGGAAGTTCGGCAAAGGCACTTTGTGGGAGTCGCTGGACAAGATCAGCGTGGACACCGAGAAACTGGAACATCTCTTTGAGTCTAAAGCCAAAGAACTCATTACTTCCAAG AAAGGGGGAGATGTAAAGAAACAGGCCCTGGTTGTGCTGGACCCCAAAAGAAGTAACGCCATCAACATCGGCCTCACGGTGCTCCCCACGGTCCACATCATCAAGACGGCCATCCTAAACTTCGACGAGTACGCAATCAACAAAGAGGGGATCGAG AAAATCCTCACCATGGTCCCAACGGAGGAGGAGAAGCAGAAGATCCAGGAGGCAACGATTGCCAACCCTGACATCCCCTTAGGATCGGCAGAACAGTTCCTGCTCACCCTGTCCTCCATCAGTGGCCTCACCTCCCGCCTCCAGCTCTGGGCCTTCAAGTTGGATTATGAGACCATGGAGAAG GAAATTGCAGAGCCGCTGTTTGACCTGAAGCTGGGGATGGAGCAGCTGTCGAAGAATAAGACATTCAAGGTGATCCTGGCCTCGCTGCTGGCCGTCGGGAATTTCCTGAACTGCTCAAGT GCCAAGGGCTTTGATCTCAGTTACTTGGAGAAGGTCTCGGAGGTGAAGGACACTGTTCACAGACAGACGCTCCTCCACCACATGTGTAACATAGTCATCGAGAAGTTCCCAGACACCTCCGACCTGTACTCTGAAATAGCAGCCATCACTCGATCGTCAAAG GTGGATTTCGACGATCTGGCGGACAGCCTGGCGCAGCTGGAGAAGAGGTGCCGGGAATCCTGGGAAAGCCTCAAAGTCATTGCCAAACACGAGACAAAACCCGGCTTAAAGAACAAAATGACCGACTTCCTGAAGAGCAGCACCGACAAAATCGTCATCCTGAAGATCGTGCATCGGAGGATTCTCAACCG GTTCCGCTCCTTCTTGCTGTATCTTGGCTATTCCTACTCCTCTGCCAGAGACTTGAAGATAACGCGTTTCTGCAGAATACTCAGCGAGTTCGCTCTGGAGTACAGGACTGCGCGAGAGCGAGTGCTGCAGCAGAAACAGAAGAGGGCTGCGTACAGAGAACGGAATAAGACGCGGGGGAGGATGATCACAGAG ACCGCCAAGTTCTCCAGCGCGGCCACAACAGCAGCGACGACGACTATGGAGAATAACATCACGTTGACCAGCAACAGGTTACAGACCCAGTCATCCGAGGAAGGGCACGAGAACATGACCAACATGCTGATCTCCTCCGGGGAGCCGCACacccgccggagccgcggcgtcagAA GTTTGGGCCGGGCAAGTCCTCCAGACTTGTCGGGAAATAAAGAGGAGCAAGGAGGATCCCCCGTGGACCCCTCGGACGAGATCATGGACAGACTGGTGCAGTCGGTGACCCAGAACCCAAACCCAAGAGTGGTGGCCCCCAAAGAACGGAAGCGATCAAGAGCCAATAGGAAATCCT TGAGAAGAACCCTGAAGAGTGGACTGAGCGACGACCTGGTCCAGGCGCTAGGACTGTCCAAAACGTCGGAGGTGTCGGTGTGA